In Pedobacter heparinus DSM 2366, the following are encoded in one genomic region:
- a CDS encoding RagB/SusD family nutrient uptake outer membrane protein: MKTNIYISKIILAGLFCAAISMSSCKKFVETEPYSYFTSANFFSNEDEAYLATLGIYEVMSRPQTYGQSIPMLYDNDTDISQMDAAITADAFRAIPHYYGTAETDNFYQTWSSLYTGIDRANVVIEKIPEMPTYSSGTQAQKDNLNRMLGEAKFLRGFYFSELVRFWGDVPFKLTSSKAGENFKVERTDRYVIYEQIFKDMREAAALLPDKLPTDERINKWAAKAMLARVALMAGGYSLRQTALMERPANYIDYYKIAQQEINDVINSKLYKLNDDFTKLFKNQCQFILEPTENMFEVAFFSNLGNSSENSLGGNFLSVTTAQGVYNASLGRGRALRLFYNSFNPKDIRRDFSIATFRIDATGQKVQLFTARLDEQWTSAKWSREYQTDAVTERNTTSINTVILRYADVLLMRAEVENEINNGPNSLAYEAINEVRRRGFGLNASGSQVSITLNNAGTGYTSMPVVTVTGGGGSGAAAGVTTLASGRITGFVTLSAGWNYTSAPTVTITGGGGTGATATAALVPKATADQVNLAGLTKDQFFDAVQKERAFELNFEGTRRTDLIRWNILAARIKKTADDLRAYRANYAYPAGTFFRTGQHELYPIPLNETDVNKIVGQNPNY; encoded by the coding sequence ATGAAAACTAATATATATATCAGCAAAATTATACTTGCAGGTTTGTTCTGTGCAGCTATATCCATGAGTTCATGTAAAAAGTTTGTAGAAACTGAACCCTATTCTTATTTCACAAGTGCAAATTTCTTTTCAAATGAAGACGAAGCTTATCTGGCAACTTTAGGCATATATGAGGTCATGTCGCGTCCGCAGACCTACGGGCAATCTATTCCAATGTTATACGATAACGATACCGATATTTCCCAGATGGATGCAGCGATCACGGCAGATGCATTCAGAGCCATACCACATTATTACGGTACGGCTGAAACCGATAATTTCTACCAAACCTGGAGTTCTTTATACACAGGAATTGACAGGGCCAATGTTGTTATTGAAAAAATACCTGAAATGCCTACTTATAGCAGTGGTACACAGGCCCAAAAAGATAACCTGAACAGGATGTTAGGAGAGGCTAAATTTTTACGTGGCTTTTACTTTTCGGAACTGGTCCGTTTTTGGGGTGATGTACCATTCAAATTGACATCTTCAAAAGCCGGAGAGAATTTCAAAGTTGAAAGAACCGACCGTTATGTTATCTATGAGCAGATATTTAAAGATATGAGAGAGGCTGCTGCTCTTTTGCCAGACAAATTGCCAACTGATGAACGGATTAACAAATGGGCCGCAAAAGCAATGCTGGCCAGAGTTGCCTTAATGGCTGGCGGTTACTCGCTGCGCCAAACTGCCCTGATGGAACGCCCTGCCAATTATATAGACTATTATAAAATTGCGCAGCAGGAAATTAACGATGTCATAAACAGTAAGCTTTACAAGTTGAATGATGATTTTACCAAACTTTTCAAAAACCAGTGCCAGTTTATTTTAGAACCTACAGAGAACATGTTTGAAGTAGCGTTTTTTAGTAATTTAGGTAACAGCAGCGAAAATAGTTTAGGAGGAAATTTTTTGTCTGTAACTACAGCTCAGGGCGTTTACAATGCTTCCCTGGGCAGAGGCAGGGCATTGCGCCTTTTTTATAACAGTTTTAACCCAAAGGACATCAGAAGAGATTTTTCGATAGCAACCTTCAGGATCGACGCGACCGGCCAGAAAGTACAGTTGTTTACTGCCAGACTTGACGAACAGTGGACCTCGGCAAAATGGAGCAGGGAATACCAGACGGATGCGGTTACTGAAAGAAATACGACCAGCATAAATACTGTTATTTTACGTTACGCAGATGTTCTGCTCATGAGAGCTGAGGTAGAAAATGAAATCAATAACGGGCCTAACAGCCTTGCATATGAGGCGATCAATGAAGTCAGGAGAAGAGGTTTTGGATTAAATGCAAGTGGTAGTCAGGTAAGCATAACACTAAATAATGCAGGTACAGGCTATACGTCCATGCCGGTTGTGACTGTAACCGGCGGCGGTGGCTCAGGTGCTGCTGCAGGAGTTACTACCCTTGCATCCGGAAGGATAACCGGCTTTGTTACGTTAAGTGCAGGCTGGAATTACACTTCTGCACCAACAGTAACCATTACCGGTGGTGGTGGCACAGGCGCTACTGCAACTGCAGCGCTGGTGCCTAAAGCTACTGCTGATCAGGTAAACCTGGCAGGTCTTACCAAAGACCAGTTTTTTGATGCCGTACAGAAGGAGCGGGCATTTGAGCTGAACTTTGAAGGTACAAGGCGTACAGACCTTATTCGTTGGAATATCTTAGCTGCAAGGATTAAAAAAACAGCAGATGATTTAAGGGCTTATCGCGCCAATTATGCTTATCCGGCGGGTACTTTTTTTAGAACAGGACAACACGAGCTTTATCCTATACCTTTAAATGAAACGGATGTAAATAAAATCGTAGGTCAAAACCCAAATTATTAG